In the Calditrichota bacterium genome, AGCGCCAAAGAAGCTGCGGATCGCCCACCTCGCCCCGCTCGCGGCCATGGCGGCCTGCGGAGAGGGCAAGTTATCCACACAGGCTAACTCGACGAAAACCAAGTGGAGGGCGCAGCTGGCGATATTTTGCACACCAAGACAGGGGAGCGACAAGGGCAGAGTTCACGGAGAGCGTTAGGGACTATTCATTGGTGCCCTTAACTCCTTAACAATCAAAGCGCAAAAAGAGCCGTACTCTGCAGCCTTTCTTGTGCAATTTCCGGAGAGGTTGAACTTCAGGCCCTTCGGCGGGGGGATGCGCGCCCGCCCGATGCCGAGCTCACCCGGGCGGCACTTTTGCACAAGTTATCCACATTCGCGCCCTACGGCCGAGGCCTACCCATAGGGCAATCTTACTCGGAGCGCACCAATTGATAGTCGCCGGTCCCGGTGCGGTCGGCAAATACGAATCGCCGGTTGAGATGCCGGTAGTACCAGATCTCGTAGGCAGGGCTATCCAGTTGGGTGGGCTCGCGCTCCACCTCCGTGGGTGGGTCATAGATGATGTAGATGCGACCGCGGTCGGTCTGCCAGCCGTCCCGCTCGCTCAGGAGCACAGTAAACTGCCGGTTGGCGAAATCCACACGCCGGAAGAACTCCTCGCGCAACTCGTTCCGCTCTGTGCCCGGCGTGGGGTCACGGCGCCGCCAAAAGTCTTCGAAGAGCATCTCTCGCTCGGCAGGAGTAGCAGCGAGCATCGCGTCGATATCCTTCTTGTGCGCCACGTACCGCAGCTGTTCGATGGCCAGGTCGATGTTGGTATCGCGGAAGCTCAGGGTCCCCCACTGCACGGCGAAACGCGACTTGACCGTGGCGCGCCCCCTCTTGCTTCGCGCCTGAATGGCCAGCTCATAGCGCCCTGGCTGCTGCACCATGCTGCGCAGGTCGATGGCCAAAGGCAGTGCTCCTCCCTTGCCCGCGAAAACCTGCCTCTCCTGTCCAACACTCTGCTGCCGACTATCGAACACTTCGTAGGTTACCTCGACGGAGTCGACTCCCTCCGGTGGGTAGACCTCGCAGTATGCCTTGAACTGGGACTTGGGCGAGCCAAAGGTACGGAGCAGGTTTGGCACCATCTGCCTCACCTGCCCGTTGACCAGCTGCAAAGTGTCGGCAAAGACAATATCGCTCATGTGCACCC is a window encoding:
- a CDS encoding GWxTD domain-containing protein, whose protein sequence is MEMPPQEHFRPAGEPLFGGALFSYDVFNFACDDSTKSRLDVYVSFANDVLQFVKLAPDSFSAAYEVHVLVYDRKKNLVASRSRTGRLLVRTFAETNSWTSLTTECIQFELEPQRYQVAIGLTDLDTRKTMERRRDVELREFSRTRVHMSDIVFADTLQLVNGQVRQMVPNLLRTFGSPKSQFKAYCEVYPPEGVDSVEVTYEVFDSRQQSVGQERQVFAGKGGALPLAIDLRSMVQQPGRYELAIQARSKRGRATVKSRFAVQWGTLSFRDTNIDLAIEQLRYVAHKKDIDAMLAATPAEREMLFEDFWRRRDPTPGTERNELREEFFRRVDFANRQFTVLLSERDGWQTDRGRIYIIYDPPTEVEREPTQLDSPAYEIWYYRHLNRRFVFADRTGTGDYQLVRSE